The Sphingopyxis sp. TUF1 genome segment CCACTGAGTGACATCTGGCCGCCGCTTTCGATCACCCCGATGCCGAACTGCTCGTGCATGTGCCGGGCGAACGCGCGCCGCGATCGCGCGACCACCGCGTGCGTGCCCGGTGTCTGGCATTTCAGAAGCTCAAAGTCAGCCGATCGCATCGCGCCACTGTGCCACCGCGATGCCCCCCGACGCAACGGCCTATCGCCAAGCCTTCTAGCGGACCAAAGTATGCCGCGATCAGCCCTCGCTACAGGGCCGATCCCGAACCGCTGAAGCAAACCGCTCTTCGCGCGTCAGTCGATCGAGCCATTATTTGGAAGCGTATCCGCGGGCTCTGCGGCTTCGGTAAACGTGGTGCCACTGCCGGGATCGTGGCACCGCCGCGGATAGCTGAGCATCGCGGGATTGCCGCGCGCCAGGCATTCTTCGAAGTTGCGCGGCGGTTTGGCGTCGAGCGCGCAGCCTGCGACCGACAATAGCAACAGGGCCGCCGCGCCGATCGTCGAGATGTTTTGCGCATGTTTCGGGCGAGCGGTCATTCGAAGCCCAGCGGCAGTTCGGTTGTCGCCTTGATCTCGGACAGTGCAACGGTCGAGTTGATTTCCTGGACGCCGGGCAGCTTGCTCAGCTGATCGAAGAAAAACCGTTCATAGGCATCGATGTCGCGCGCGACGATGCGCAGCATGAAATCGGTTGTGCCCATCAGCACATAGGCATCGAGAACCTCGGGAAAGCCCTGGATCGTGGCGCTGAACTCGTCGAGGTTGGCGCGGCCGTGGGCGTTGAGCTTTACCTGCGCAAAGACATGCGCGTTGAGCCCGACCTTGCGGCGATCGACGATCGCGACGCGCTTCCGGATGAAACCCTCGCGCTCGAGCCGGTCGATGCGGCGCCAGCAGGGCGACA includes the following:
- a CDS encoding Lrp/AsnC family transcriptional regulator, translating into MTDLDPFEIKILRELQRDANQTTAEIAERVGLSVSPCWRRIDRLEREGFIRKRVAIVDRRKVGLNAHVFAQVKLNAHGRANLDEFSATIQGFPEVLDAYVLMGTTDFMLRIVARDIDAYERFFFDQLSKLPGVQEINSTVALSEIKATTELPLGFE